One window from the genome of Yarrowia lipolytica chromosome 1B, complete sequence encodes:
- a CDS encoding uncharacterized protein (Compare to YALI0B05170g, weakly similar to uniprot|P09620 Saccharomyces cerevisiae YGL203c KEX1 carboxypeptidase (YSC-alpha)): protein MKLSWSLFCGLASLALSQFDEAPPSQSDYFVRHIPGLDSVDNYTMHSGNILTDAAHNGNLFFWLVEAQYKITERPKTIVWFNGGPGCSSMDGALLEVGPFRIVDDKLRVDPNKGSWHKYANVLFVDQPYGTGYSYSDTDSYLTGLGQVGDEMDSFMTQFLKLFPERAHDDFYLAGESYAGQYIPYIATKLQQTRTVDLKGLLIGNGWMDPANQYYQYVPYALDYGVIEKTEEHVKDLKELTDTCERAINIAKDKNNGRLPVHIRACEDIMNGIVELSRNERSAPESEGICVNYYDVSKEDKWPSCGMNWPEILPYVTDWLRQDATVQALNVNNDKQESWQECNGAVGSRMRQGNDDAAVYLLPDLLESMEILFFNGDRDLICNHYGNERMIEQLEWNGKKGWTEGLELDDWVVDGVSKGKKQSDRNLTYVRIYNASHMVPYDEPEACLTMLNDFIGVSKALSDLSGNKPGRGSENPSDLDDQKSGDQKSDDDSSSDDDDDAEHDKKIASDAMWKAYYQAGFTALIVVLIILGLAGFLFWRKNRGHIYQEETSLLGSCFGGISRWRNSSGGPLSNQQGTFDSRQRLMEPGEYYDLGEIAEEDEDAEELVIRRPEV from the coding sequence ATGAAGTTATCATGGAGTTTATTCTGTGGACTTGCTTCACTAGCCTTGTCACAATTTGATGAGGCACCACCGTCGCAGTCGGACTACTTCGTCCGCCACATTCCTGGACTAGACAGCGTGGACAATTACACGATGCATTCCGGAAACATTCTCACTGATGCAGCTCATAACGGAAACCTGTTTTTCTGGCTTGTTGAGGCTCAGTACAAGATCACAGAGCGCCCTAAAACTATCGTGTGGTTCAACGGAGGACCTGGTTGTTCATCAATGGATGGAGCCCTGTTGGAGGTGGGCCCTTTCCGCATCGTGGATGACAAGCTCAGAGTAGATCCGAACAAGGGCTCTTGGCACAAATATGCCAACGTGTTATTTGTTGACCAGCCCTATGGAACTGGTTATTCCTATTCGGACACGGATTCTTATCTGACTGGCCTCGGGCAGGTAGGGGATGAGATGGATTCATTCATGACACAGTTCCTCAAATTGTTCCCAGAAAGAGCCCATGATGATTTTTACCTAGCTGGAGAATCTTACGCTGGTCAGTACATCCCTTACATCGCAACCAAATTACAGCAAACGAGAACTGTCGATCTTAAAGGTCTACTTATTGGAAACGGATGGATGGACCCCGCGAATCAATATTACCAGTATGTGCCATACGCATTGGACTATGGAGTGATTGAAAAGACGGAAGAACATGTGAAGGATCTCAAAGAGCTTACAGACACTTGCGAGCGAGCCATTAACAtcgccaaggacaagaacaacgGGAGACTTCCCGTCCATATTCGAGCTTGTGAAGATATCATGAATGGCATTGTGGAACTGAGCAGAAATGAGCGGAGTGCACCAGAATCTGAAGGAATATGTGTTAACTACTACGACGTATCCAAGGAAGATAAATGGCCATCGTGTGGTATGAACTGGCCTGAGATTTTGCCATATGTCACTGATTGGCTACGACAAGACGCAACAGTGCAGGCTCTGAATGTCAACAACGATAAGCAGGAGTCGTGGCAGGAATGCAATGGAGCAGTTGGTTCCCGCATGCGACAGGGAAATGACGATGCTGCAGTTTACCTGCTACCTGACCTTTTGGAAAGCATGGAAATTCTATTTTTCAATGGTGATCGAGATCTCATCTGCAACCATTACGGAAATGAGAGAATGATTGAACAGCTGGAATGGAATGGAAAGAAGGGTTGGACCGAGGGCTTGGAGCTCGACGATTGGGTTGTCGATGGCGTTTCCAAAGGCAAGAAGCAAAGTGACAGAAATCTGACATATGTTAGGATATACAATGCTTCTCATATGGTTCCCTACGATGAACCCGAGGCTTGTCTGACAATGCTGAATGACTTCATTGGCGTCTCCAAGGCTCTGAGCGACCTATCTGGTAATAAACCTGGAAGGGGTAGTGAAAACCCCAGTGACTTGGACGATCAAAAATCTGGCGACCAAAAATCTGACGACGACAGTTCCagtgacgatgatgacgacgcGGAACACGATAAGAAAATCGCAAGTGATGCCATGTGGAAGGCGTACTACCAGGCTGGATTTACAGCCCTGATCGTTGTCCTCATTATCCTGGGGCTCGCAGGATTCCTGTTTTGGAGAAAAAACCGAGGCCATATTTATCAGGAGGAGACATCGCTCCTCGGTTCATGTTTCGGAGGTATCTCCCGTTGGAGAAACAGTTCTGGTGGACCACTCTCCAACCAACAGGGTACTTTCGACTCCAGGCAACGACTGATGGAGCCCGGAGAATACTACGATCTTGGTGAAATTGctgaggaagacgaggatGCCGAAGAGCTTGTGATCCGAAGGCCTGAAGTGTAA
- a CDS encoding uncharacterized protein (Compare to YALI0B05214g, similar to uniprot|Q08743 Saccharomyces cerevisiae Chromosome XV reading frame ORF YOR292C, similar to Saccharomyces cerevisiae SYM1 (YLR251W); ancestral locus Anc_1.384) has protein sequence MRIPLLNASIIVIYSVFLLRLTWRFQTLHSIAAAMITNILLYGLADTIAQTIVTVKSVRLPLDEEADLGTVYTDDPNDDEHVEMFMSFYQNETNERRGEEDPSQVTTPGYSPAFNFWRLTMFMVYGFLLSFIQQPWYYIVNNIYDEKNVIISSIMRVLTDQLCFSPLSLCAFFVYTTVVIEGGNKSDVEKKLKAKYVTTLGINYMVWPLAQFINFALVPPQLMLPFSSAIGVFWTAFLCYRNAE, from the coding sequence ATGCGCATTCCTCTACTGAATGCGTCTATCATCGTCATATACAGTGTCTTCCTGCTCCGATTGACCTGGCGCTTTCAAACGCTCCATTCGATAGCAGCCGCCATGATCACGAACATCTTGCTATACGGACTGGCAGACACGATAGCACAGACCATAGTCACTGTAAAATCTGTGCGACTACCCTTGGACGAAGAGGCAGACTTGGGAACAGTCTACACTGACGACCCAAATGATGATGAGCATGTCGAAATGTTCATGAGCTTTTACCAGAACGAGACAAATGAGCGCAGGGGTGAAGAAGACCCATCACAGGTCACAACCCCAGGATATTCTCCAGCATTCAACTTTTGGAGACTCACCATGTTCATGGTTTACGGGTTCCTTCTGTCTTTTATCCAGCAGCCATGGTACTACATCGTCAACAATATCTACGATGAGAAGAATGTGATAATATCATCCATAATGCGCGTTCTAACTGACCAGCTGTGCTTTTCACCTCTATCATTGTGTGCGTTCTTTGTATACACAACCGTTGTCATTGAAGGAGGAAATAAGAGCGATGTGGAGAAAAAGCTGAAGGCGAAGTATGTGACAACGCTAGGCATAAATTACATGGTATGGCCGCTGGCACAGTTCATCAACTTCGCCCTGGTCCCCCCACAGCTCATGCTTCCCTTTTCTTCGGCAATTGGTGTTTTCTGGACAGCCTTTTTGTGTTACAGAAACGCGGAGTGA
- a CDS encoding uncharacterized protein (Compare to YALI0B05236g, no similarity), with the protein MPLDDLEAPEFTEPEPGLSREEDEEMFRARAQRLDRFVHGVIQSRSTLPKAPASEGNPLGRPSHTMRHVGSSSITVQTEKDATKPTTKRKKPRKARDSSITKKTKTSRRKKVPLDQVPNTVMPAMRAVSLTQRVELVGPKVANYKRNSDYMDTNVHPRAIKEMMKSRDEKKATNPTNLEPNTPHSLMGLTRSIPSDLGLEEVFQLHDVSYQERDLASDSDLSESCFKVEGDAHVGPHALVCFSDTGDDEISFSGSSELRGKWELDEDQIESVNTEDKSVQITNVKSLPEVIYMGEDTSAERVFKPSTGAVGVSLNSRVLASDSQQDCSFSPPPTFNYNNYKSFFTVAESSVAHVSDSECDSTQSHDSTRYGRPRNEYDREIIIRIESSSPESASKADRNATDIYDRVSHEATPVRSTKVQGRSKRPHVDDEGALIPRMINTQSGPTHIYRMCSSDSEEVDSWTPGKSSGLQTRNINPRENEASRHPHASSSSPMAGHSTPKAQESHSPPHEDASSSEEVLSSGDSSIISMRVGTGKSIHGPSPNTHSRSFSTTRKTVEENTASNASAQRADSRRRSEIDLTGLSSVMDNSNVSEHFVPESPEAALDQLHLMPDLCEINRHNIATSPCGVGLQAGLIKRSGDLPDGEEEDSVIILGTPGKVIGDDISDSTLSEPSGSRQQKRSAPKKTLARSSEKRRAEERTGDDNSKAPPSTQATASIAGQMIEKGEVDKMKMSELTEFMMSAPEARDMWLKMLTYQPISLSQLMEFNKEHGIKISKVLTIAWCDLHGVTWTSREEEKETAKESNSD; encoded by the coding sequence ATGCCCCTTGACGATCTCGAAGCCCCGGAATTTACTGAGCCGGAGCCGGgcttgtcacgtgaagaagacgaggaaATGTTCCGTGCCAGAGCCCAACGGCTTGACCGATTTGTGCATGGTGTTATCCAATCGCGATCAACCCTACCCAAAGCCCCAGCTTCAGAGGGGAACCCACTTGGAAGACCATCACATACGATGCGGCATGttggttcttcttcaatAACGGTACAAACAGAGAAGGATGCCACGAAGCCTACGACGAAACGTAAGAAACCACGGAAGGCACGCGATTCAAGCATCACAAAGAAAACGAAAACCTCTCGGCGTAAGAAAGTGCCTCTCGACCAAGTGCCGAACACCGTAATGCCAGCAATGAGGGCGGTCTCTCTCACCCAAAGAGTGGAGCTAGTGGGGCCCAAAGTCGCAAACTACAAGCGTAATTCCGACTACATGGATACAAACGTCCATCCACGTGCCATCAAAGAAATGATGAAGTCACGCGACGAGAAAAAAGCTACGAATCCAACAAACCTCGAACCCAACACCCCGCACTCATTAATGGGCCTCACCAGATCCATCCCGTCTGATCTTGGGCTTGAGGAGGTGTTTCAGCTTCATGATGTAAGCTACCAAGAACGCGATCTAGCATCTGATTCGGATTTAAGTGAGTCATGTTTTAAGGTCGAAGGAGATGCTCACGTTGGGCCCCATGCTCTAGTGTGTTTTTCCGACACGGGTGACGATGAAATATCCTTCTCCGGTTCTTCAGAGTTACGTGGCAAGTGGGAATTGGACGAAGATCAGATCGAATCTGTTAATACTGAGGACAAGAGTGTTCAAATCACCAACGTGAAGAGTCTTCCAGAGGTGATATATATGGGAGAGGACACCAGCGCAGAGAGGGTGTTTAAACCCTCGACTGGTGCTGTGGGGGTGTCATTGAACTCTCGCGTGCTGGCTTCTGATAGTCAGCAAGATTGTTCGTTCTCTCCACCGCCCACTTTTAACTACAACAATTACAAATCATTTTTTACCGTGGCTGAGAGCAGCGTCGCACACGTTTCCGACTCAGAATGTGATAGCACACAGTCACACGACTCGACACGGTATGGTCGACCGAGAAATGAATATGATCGAGAAATAATCATACGCATAGAAAGTTCGTCTCCAGAGTCGGCCTCCAAGGCAGACCGTAATGCAACTGACATATATGACCGAGTAAGCCACGAAGCTACACCAGTGCGTTCTACCAAAGTCCAAGGTAGATCAAAAAGGCCCCATGTCGATGATGAGGGAGCGCTAATTCCAAGGATGATCAACACTCAATCAGGGCCGACGCATATTTATCGAATGTGCTCTTCTGACTCCGAGGAGGTAGACTCTTGGACCCCAGGAAAGTCATCCGGATTACAGACTCGAAATATAAATCCACGCGAAAACGAAGCATCTCGCCATCCCCATGCTTCATCATCTAGTCCGATGGCTGGCCACAGTACACCCAAGGCACAAGAATCTCACTCACCGCCCCATGAAGATGCTTCTAGCTCCGAAGAGGTCTTAAGCTCCGGAGACTCTTCTATCATTTCGATGAGGGTTGGCACTGGGAAATCCATTCACGGACCTAGTCCAAACACACATTCCAGGTCATTTTCGACTACAAGAAAGACGGTTGAGGAGAATACAGCTTCGAATGCATCAGCGCAAAGGGCTGATTCACGACGTCGCTCTGAAATAGATCTGACGGGACTGTCATCTGTTATGGACAACTCAAATGTCTCAGAACACTTTGTTCCGGAGTCCCCAGAAGCTGCCTTGGATCAACTACATTTGATGCCTGATTTGTGCGAGATCAATCGGCACAACATTGCGACATCTCCTTGCGGTGTTGGGCTGCAAGCAGGATTGATAAAAAGGTCAGGTGATCTACCCGAtggagaagaggaagacAGTGTAATTATACTAGGCACACCTGGTAAAGTTATCGGAGACGATATCAGTGATTCGACTCTGAGTGAACCCTCTGGGTCAAGACAACAAAAACGATCGGCCCCGAAAAAAACCCTTGCGAGATCCTCGGAGAAGAGACGAGCCGAGGAGCGTACAGGTGACGACAATTCCAAAGCCCCTCCCTCCACTCAGGCAACTGCATCGATAGCGGGCCAGATGATAGAAAAGGGCGAAGTCGACAAAATGAAGATGTCAGAATTGACAGAGTTCATGATGTCTGCTCCAGAAGCACGTGATATGTGGTTGAAAATGCTCACATACCAACCTATATCCTTGTCTCAATTAATGGAGTTCAATAAGGAGCACGGTATCAAAATTTCGAAGGTATTGACTATTGCCTGGTGCGATCTACACGGAGTCACATGGACGAGCagggaagaagaaaaggagACAGCGAAAGAGTCTAATAGTGATTAA